The genomic window gaagacatggacagtaattggtagatgtgagaactgacgggagggaacttggatgatttccttaaagagagaggggtctgaggactaaggcggttggttggagagttttggctctgagtggttggagaggtacTCTGAGAAgattgctctgaaggaagctggaggtggaggcccctgagactgtttctccattttggtcacgtgagtaatagggactgatctctttctttgcctcagctatctaagggcttgagccttttggcccagcctaaacagaagggggtatttaagctctattcccttctctcccttttctctctccctctctctctttatctctaatacctttcttcatcttctttgtaattaaactttataaaaggttgacggctgacttgagttttcatttaggaattacatagctgaattccttggcgaccttaaattaatatatatcagtcttttaaagtgatttccttgtcacaatttttacactGGCTTTCAAGTGGAAGTCTAGCACCATTAATGGAAACAATCCATCCTTCTAGAGGTTCTAGATTCTCCTCTAATTAAACTCCTAAACAGAAAACAGACTCATATGCACGTAAACCCTTGTGGCACATGTATACGCAAAGGCATAGAATTCTAGTCCAAAGACTCTAAACCACAGAGGATCCCAGaatcagaggtggaagggaccttccCTCTAATTCTGACTCTTTACAACATCCCCAAAGGGGGGTAATTCACATTCCAGATGCTAACCTTCCCCAACAACTCCTTTTGGGCAGCTCTCATATTCAGGATGGTTTCTTTCCATGTCAGAAagatcttcccttccctcttttcttgccaAGGCACATTCCCATGAACCTTCTACTTTCCTGGGTTAGTGGGAAAGCaaagagagtgaaaaaaaattttgagaaatttttattcattaatttagaatttcattccatggttacatgattcacactctttccctcctctccttctaccttcctcccatagccaacaagcaatttcactgggttttatatataatgtgaaGAGTGAAATGTTGAGGGAACTCATTTACTCATGAAGGGAAATCCAAAATCAGAGAACTTATGCAGAGTATGTAGAAAATGACTCCTCAAAGGGGAGCAAGTTATCTGAGTTCAACCAAGAGACAGGCCTTCAGTATCATCCAGATGTATTAAAAATAGATGATCTGTGGAGCTATTTCGAGTTGCAGTAAATGATATACTCTGCTTCTGATTAGAGAGATACTGGGGAAAACTCAGGAAGCCCaattgtaatggagatagaggtacttctgagagatagagagatactattagagagagatattctagggttgcctattgatcagtACTGATGTCtaattgattatttttcctaagctcctcctccctcaatccctcccttCACCACCCTATTCTGTAGCCTTGTCTGATTTTGCCTTTGGCTTCGCACcacccccctgagtggactataagatttatgaggaaaaactcttttctcttcctttttcaagtaagggggtttattgggaacaacaggatggagaactgaggtaagatgaggtgagagggctAAGGTGTTCCCTAATCTCTAAGgaaggttaggaggattttgggaaatgtcagttctgtcacagctgtgacacaagtctgtcaaggagatatgaaggacaattgattttcttctgtcttcttctaatcagcccaGTATATAACAGTCAATGACCAACATCAGCCACACCAAAgcctcagcctaggtcagaagccaaggcagtctctcagttcatcccctggccatgctccacctgatattcctgggaacattctatttgaaatgttctttcttcaTTGACATCTGAGGTCCTTTATTCTCTGTGTTCCATGCATGGAATTATCTCTTccttcatgtctcttccacatTGGGGAAAACTCCCAGAAGTCTTTAGGGaagcaaatggaaaatggggatagaCTAAGAATCCAACTTCCCCTACCTGTCTTTAagagatctctctttctctttcctgcagTCAGTTTCAAGGAGTCTATCACCATGAGTGCTTGTCtccaagaaggaatgaaaaacacTTCTTATCTGCAAAAGTCTTCTACTGATTCTGACTCTCAGGTGGGCACAACATTGGCTTTTCAACACCAATTAGTAGAGCCACATGAAGACAACCACAAGGACTCATGACAAGAAGGGCCCTCTGCCTCCAGAGAAGGAGCTGATGGATCTGGATGcagacttccttttttctttgctcaGATTGTCTTCCACTCAGTGATGAGTATGGGGTACAGTTTGACAGTATTGCTTCTGTACACtccatatcagattgcttgcccaCTGTTACAGGGAAATTAGCAGGAATAAGAGatcctgcaaggcagaagagcaaggttccagaactctggagagTGACAGGCAGTTCCTTCTGAGAGGGAGAGTAGAGCAGCCAGGAGTTGAGTTTCTGTCTAGTTCTTCTGGGAAGGATGTAGagagctagatattctctctcctgtggctttcctggTGATCCAGTCTGTTCTTGTGGGTCCCTGCTACTGCTGAGACTGATTTCCAACAGAGATGctcaagactccagaggacaactGTCAGCGAGACCTTCCTTTGAATCCTGGTCCTGCTACCTGCAATTCCTTCccacttttatatattaattaagggGGTTTCATTTCACTAGATGAAGCAAGTAGATTTGTAGGTAGTGAAGTATTAAATGGTGGAGGTAACCACTTGACTTGggttttagatagatcatcccaaatcccttccttcccttatctgaaAATGAACTATTGTCTTAGTtagatttatatacattatttcagtaGAGTTATTTCACcactcagagaagggaaggggaagaagggagagatgctGTGATTCTTCCACACTCTGCCCTTCTCAGAAGGCATACTGGCTGCACTTTCCTGTCcttttcctggtctctctctttctcgttGCTGGTCTCCCTAGCAGGCTAACTCTCACTCTCCAAGGCTACAATggccctcagatccaatcacACATGGCAGCTGAAGTAGCCAGAAACAGACATGCTCCAATCAGATTCTCCTCCAGCAGCAGGGATCCCTCACCAGCTCATCCACGCCACTCACAAGACTCCTGGCCAAGAGCAATTCTTTAGGGACACAAAAGACACAAGTGAGCAGGTGAAAAGTGGAACCAACGGATCACAGCCCCACCAAGCCAAACACCAAACCATTCCGGAGCACCGTAGGTGCCTTTCCAAAGAGTCAGCCCAGTATATTTCATTTCCAAAAAGATTGCAGGAACCAGAAACAGAATCAATTCGACACAAAAGCCAGGATGGATGTAAAAAGAACTTTGACAAGGCCTGAAGATACATCCCAATGTAAGAGAGCACAAGTGCAGCCAGAGGAGAGATTGAAAGACctggagagatggaaagaaacagCTTTAGCCAAGAGACACTCGAGGACTTTTCAACAACTTACTGCCAAGAAGGGTCTGAGCAGCAGTTAATCCCAGAACAACAATGATTTTAGAACACGATCACTCTGTGTTAAACCTGGTCTATGTTGAACCCTGTGGTTGTCCTCTGGTGTTGTCTTATCTGGTGTGCACAAACAAAAAAACGAGGATTGAGCCTAAGAGAACTCTGATCAGAATAAGTAGAGCCCCAAACAAGAAAGTTGTTTGAGGTTATGGattatatatgaatgaaatcagaATGCTAATAAGAACAGGTTTTTATCTCAACTGTAATGTATAAGATTTCTGATAAAAGGGTTTATGGAAATCACACCACTGGGATATTTTTACTTAAAGTCATAAAGTGAAAGATGATTACATACCCCCCAAATGATTTCATATTCATACCGAGTATTTAATCATTGATGAGAACAATCTAAATCCTGCTAGGCATTTTCAtgactgtaaaaacaaaagggggaCAGTAAATCTAATATAGGCAATggatttgattattgattaaaaactgatttcagatactcTGCTTACTGTGCTCACAAAGTatcctcagtttatatcagtgaagtgaaactCATAAATGAACATCatttcagggccaggcacaaggatgatAAAGAGGCTCTggttatcaaaaataaaatatatgttgaaatatataagaataaaaggatttctaactcaaAGGGATTCCAACTCCACCCAAATGAAACACCCTGGTTCCACAAAgatctgcttctcctgtgtttcacaggctacattaatcctccctgatctgactaacccaaatttatacaaTCTAAacaaaaactaccactattatcctgataaatcttatctttgctttcaaattataaaaaagcaaaagatagctggttgagtctcaacaagaaccaagtcaggactctgagccttagcagactcagagtccaaaccaaagaccagatttttctttggtcttctcagagttaaacaatctataacgACAGTAATTGATAGTCAATAGTACTGAACTCAGACAAAGGACATCATTAAGTCCTGAGTCCCCCCTCACTCTGGAAAGCAAAGAAGTCATTGTAATACCAAGACTGAAAGTACCACACTTGCCTTTCTCCAAGTTACACAGAAGAGATTAGCAATCACAGTTTCTCAGCTTGCTTACCTCTATAATAGCAACCCTGGTAATGCTCATGTGTggagtcattttcataaacattatcctgTGGGAGAGTAGCACATCCAGCCCCCCAATGTTGTTGTGCTTAGGATTTTTCTCTCTATCAAAGTCTTTCTTTTAGTCACAATAAAGGAAGTCATAGCCCCAGTCATGGTGCCATGATTCTTCCCCTGGTCCTTCTCAAAAGGCATGCTGGCTTCACCTTTCTGGTCCTTCTCcttatctcactctttctctctagctGCTAGTCTTCCTAGCTGGCTCACTCTCACTCTCTATGGCTACAacagccctcagatccaatcactcATCACCAGTCTCCCACACATGACTCCCATAGAGAGGGGAAAATAATttgactcaaaaaaattttaaaggtggttaaaaatcatttttagatttaattaagggaaaaaatagaatgtgatttttaaaaatgtaccagGCTGGGCCCCAAATCTGCtacttagataaagaaatcaaaaccttctCAAGGTCTATGCCATCTCCCCAGGGAAGTAAATAAGCCCTGAATTAAGGGGAAATTCTACCACCTGGAGGTGATCAAGATGGGGCAGGGCAGAGCTGAGGCCTGGAATAAAGGCAGAACTCCCAGAGCTTCAGAACCTTGGGAGGAAAGAGGCCAGATAAGGAAGTGAGAGGTACCAGGCCTACACTTTCTGATGGAGACTTCCTCAGGCAGCCCTCAGCCTGGATGAGTCTTTTTAGATGGGAGCTCTTGTTCTGTCCCACTGAACTGAACCTGAGGTTACTCTATTGAGCTTCAGGGCCTTCTGGGGTCTGTTCCTGCTGTGGGTGAGTCtgccccattttctcctcctcctcctcaagtcCTCCTTGCTTCAGTCCCTCACCCCAAGCTCTCAGAGGGGTCTCCCCCTGCCTTAATGAGGACCAATGACCTAGAACAAGGTAGCTGAGGGTCACCCCTGATTGCAGAGGAAAGGAGGCCCTGGATTCCTCAGGGGCCTTAGTTCCCCAATGAAACCCTTATCTATGAAACCTCTGGTAGGTGCTACTCCCAGTTCTAGGTGATGGGGAATCAAAGGCCAAAGGCAAATAGAACCTTTCCTTTAGGAGTTTCCCATTTACCCTAAGACAAACAGATAAGAATGTagggaatgggaagggacctCAATACTAAGAAGGGCCTGGGGAACCAGGAGATATTCCCTTGGGTATCCTGTTAATCCTATGTATAGCTTCCTTGGTatgtttttgtttgaatgttgtctcctgtGAGCTTCCTCAGGGAGGAgccattttttacctctttcttggatgtccagcacttagcataatacaCAGCTCATAACAAGCTCTCAAGACATGTCCACTgatctatttttcatgtttagAGTGTTATCAAATCAGTTACAACTTGACatagaaaatttagaaacttCAGAAGCAGAtttagagataatagataaattaatggataaataaaatatcGACAGCAAGTCTATTCTATGGTGGGCTGTACTGAGCACTTTATAATACTACCATCTCttaagatcctcacaacaatcccaagAGTTAGGTTGTCactttaccattgaggaaactgagtcagcagaggtaaagtgacttggccagggtcacccagctaggaagagtttgaAGCCCAGATTTgaagatctttctgactttaggccttTGTGAACTCTTCCCTTCAGCATCACTTCACTGCCACTAGATTAGGAGAGACATTATCTGCATTTAGCAGGGGAAATAAGAGAAGTCAGTGATTGACCCAGTGTCTACTAAGTAGTTAGTCTAATAGTTGAagccagatttcctgactcctaaaCTAGGGTTCTCTTTAGGCCACAGTGCTGCTTCCTATGACTGATGGTGGAGTCTGACTTGACTCTCCTATCCCAATCAGACCATGCCATTCTCCTACTCAAGAAATGCCAGTGACTCCCATTTGCTCTGGAATTCATGggtccaactatgtgaccctgagcaagtcacctaatcaccACTGTCTAGTCTTTCCTGCTCTTTTcctttggaaccgatacacagtactgattctgagagggaagggaagggtttaaaaaacaaagaattcatgAGCCTTACCCTGTTCAGCATTGATACGCCTCTCTACCTCATTCCAACTTCCTTTTACACAGTGTTTATTCATTACAATCATTCAGTTGTCCTTCTGATATTTCCCCTCATCTTCCTTCATCCTTGAACTCTTTTGGTAGTTCTCATGGCTTGGATTCCCGAATCTCTGATCACTCCTCATTACGCACCTCCTTCAattccttcctagctctgtgttgCCCATGGATCATGGCCACTTTTCCCTCCTAGTTCTGTTGACCTGAATGAccttctctgccttttccccaTGAGTTCAGGCTATGTTTGAGAGAACTCAAGGACATTCCTCTTAGGGCTATTGTCACTGTGGGGTATGTGCCTGGTTTTTCTCAGCTACAAGGGTCCCGTTCCCCTAGAAGAGGCCACAAAGGAAATTTgtgtatttcatttcatctctttcagaCTGGGAGTCCAGGTCTAAGAGCAagaaggaaactccaaaataagGCATTCcgaggaggaagggagcaaaaAGATTGGTCTTGCATTCTGCTTTTGGAGAAGTAGAAATTGATGAAAACAAATTCTgtggagaaatcagagaaaccagGAGTCACATTTGGGCCATTTCATCTTTACTCATTTCAGAAAAGTACCAACATGTATACTGGAGAGAAATTCTACAAGTGCCCCCAATGTaggaaagcttttaataaaagctcaaaactcattttacatcagagaattcatgttGGAGAAAACCGTAATGAATGCAATGACTGTGGGAAAGGTTTCCATCATAGGTCAAAACTTAACATACATCGGAGGGCACATACTAGAAAAAATCCTTATCAATGCAATGActgtgggaaaatgtttattaatgactcaaaactcattttacatcagaggattcatattggtgagaagccatttaaatgtaatgattgtgggaaagtCTTCAGTCATAGGTCAAAACTCATtatacaccagagaattcatactggtgagaagccatttcaatgtcatgaatgtgggaaggcctttattcGGAGTTCCaccctccttcaacaccagagaattcatactggtgagaagccatttcaatgtcatgattgtgggaaggcctttaatcagaattcccacCTTCTTcagcaccagagaattcatactggtgagaagccatttaaatgtaatgattgtgggaaggcctttaattgCATTTCCAACCTCCataaacaccagagaattcatactggtgagaagccatttaaatgtaatgattgtgggaagacctttaatcagaattccaacctctctgttcaccaaagaattcatactagTGAGAGGCCAtttcaatgtaatgattgtgggaaggcctttattcGGAGTTCCaccctccttcaacaccagagaattcatacgggtgagaagccatttaaatgtcatgattgtgggaaggcctttaatcagagttcccacctccttcaacaccagagaattcatactggtgagaagccatttcaatgtcatgattgtgggaaggcctttaatcagagttcccacctctttcaacaccagagaattcatactggtgagaagccatttcaatgtcatgttactgggaaggcctttaatcagaattccaacaTATATGTTCACCAAAGAATTCATAATAGTGAGAGgctatttaaatgtaatgattgtgggaaggcctttaaacagagttcccacctccttcaacaccaaagaattcatactggtgagaagccatttaaatgtcatgattgtgggaaggcctttaatcagaattccaacctctctgttcaccaaagaattcatactggtgagaagccatttcaatgtcatgattgtgggaaggcctttaatcagagttcccacctccttcaataccagagaattcatactggtgagaagccttttaaatgtaatgattgtgagaaggcctttaatcggagttcccacctccttcaacaccagagaattcatactggtgagaagccatttaaatgttatgattgtgggaaggcctttaatcagaattcccacctccttcggcaccagagaattcatactggtgagaagccttttaaatgtaatgattgtgagaAGGCCTTTAATCGGAGTTCCACCCTCCttaaacaccagagaattcatactagtgagaagccatttaaatgtaatgattgtgggaaggcctttaatcagagttcaaatttaattgtccatcagagaattcatactggaaagcgtattaaaaaatcatgaatgtgGTAAAGATTTCAATAAGAGAACAAACTTCCtggtacatcagagaattcacactggtgaGGAACCTTATAAATGTGAAGGCTGTGAGAAAGTCCTCagttttcagtcatattttcTTGATCATCAGAGGGCCCATATTGGTGAGAAACTTTAGTAATGTGATGAATATGCCAAAGGGCTCTGTAAGCATCTAGTACTCATTGATCATCTGATCATGTTAGATATAAACCTTTTCCGTATGCTTCTTGTGAGAATCTTTTGGTACgaaatacaaaattttctacATTAGAAAACTCATGctgaaaaaaaactttcatttgaaaaaaaagtttcatttggcTGTATGATAATCATGAAATGTGTTTCTCTTATGTAGCCcaataatgaattcaattttttatttcattctttacctcatttttgacACTCAGATAATACaaaccatttatatttattatttttattaatatattttctcctctcatttattCCTAGCTTTATATAGGATTGATATTTATCTTTACATATTACAAACAAGGCAATGTTTTCTAGTTTGAATGTCACTTCACCATgatattaatattctaatttctGACGTataataaaatgtgatttttagaaTAATTGCTTATTTTAAAATAGGGATTGTTCATCTTCAATGCTTTTTAA from Monodelphis domestica isolate mMonDom1 chromosome 4, mMonDom1.pri, whole genome shotgun sequence includes these protein-coding regions:
- the LOC130458912 gene encoding zinc finger protein 665-like, which produces MFINDSKLILHQRIHIGEKPFKCNDCGKVFSHRSKLIIHQRIHTGEKPFQCHECGKAFIRSSTLLQHQRIHTGEKPFQCHDCGKAFNQNSHLLQHQRIHTGEKPFKCNDCGKAFNCISNLHKHQRIHTGEKPFKCNDCGKTFNQNSNLSVHQRIHTSERPFQCNDCGKAFIRSSTLLQHQRIHTGEKPFKCHDCGKAFNQSSHLLQHQRIHTGEKPFQCHDCGKAFNQSSHLFQHQRIHTGEKPFQCHVTGKAFNQNSNIYVHQRIHNSERLFKCNDCGKAFKQSSHLLQHQRIHTGEKPFKCHDCGKAFNQNSNLSVHQRIHTGEKPFQCHDCGKAFNQSSHLLQYQRIHTGEKPFKCNDCEKAFNRSSHLLQHQRIHTGEKPFKCYDCGKAFNQNSHLLRHQRIHTGEKPFKCNDCEKAFNRSSTLLKHQRIHTSEKPFKCNDCGKAFNQSSNLIVHQRIHTGKRIKKS